In the Corvus hawaiiensis isolate bCorHaw1 unplaced genomic scaffold, bCorHaw1.pri.cur scaffold_32_ctg1, whole genome shotgun sequence genome, AACCTAAAGGTGGGGGCCAGGTCCAATCTGAGGTCCATGGGACTGGGGTTGACTCCCACAATGTCCTTGTTCCCCCAGGATGCCCTGCATCCCTCTGGGGAGCTTTGGGGTGCCTCAGGTCACCCCTTGGGCCGTTTTGGGGCATCCTTGGCCACTCTGGGAGACCTGGATGGTGACAACCTGCCCGAGGTGGCTGTGGGAGCCCCCCTGGAGGACGAGGAATGTGGGGCTGTCTACATCTTTTCGGGGTGCCCTGGGGGAGTGAAGCCCTTCCCCCGACAGGTAGGAGCTGGGGAATGAGGGGGAGCAGACCTGCCCCCTGCAGGGGAGGGGACATCAGGTGGCTAAGAgtgtcccctcccccccagAGGTTGCAGGGGAAAGTGGTGGCCCTGGGGCGTTTTTTCGGGCAGGCGGTTGCTGGTGGCCTGGACCTCACAGGGGATGGACTGGTAGATATGGCagtggggatggagggacacGTCGTGGTAATGAGGTGACATGGGGGGTCatgggggacacaggggtgaGGGTGAGGAAATGGGGATATGTGGGTAGGGACAGGGATGGTGATGGGGACATGAGGTTGAAGTTGTGGGAAGAGTGATGGGGGCCCAGGCTTGGGGACAAGAACATGGGAATGGAAAGGGGGACATGGGTGGGGACACAAAGACAGTGATGAGGATGTGAGTATGGAGAAGGAGTCGGGAAGGGACATTGTGGGTGGGGACACAGGTGGTGATGGTTTTATGGAGATGGGAATATGGGGGTGGAGACAAGGGATGGAGTCATGGGGACATGGATGGTGAtgatgggatggggacacagtCAAGGATGAGAACATTGGGGTGGAAACAGGGAAGGTGATGGGAACAGGAACATGGGGATGGGTACATTAGGGGTGGAGATGGGGACATGGAGATGGGGTGGGAACAGGGACATGGGTAGATGGGGCAGAGATGGGGACATGGGAGTGGGGATGAGAACTTGGGGGTGGGTCCAGAGGGAGGGACAccgggggacatggggggagagggaggtggTGACAcaaccagtgccacccctgATGTATCCCCTCCCTCACGTCTTTTCCCTTGCAGGTCCCGCCCAGTGCTGAGGGTCACCCCCCACCTGACCTTTGAACCCCCTGTGATCCCGACCCGCTGGGTCGACTGTTCCAATGTCACCGCCAGCACTGTGACCTTCCGCCTCTGCCTGCGCCCCCCAGGTCCGGGGAGGGGTGCACGCGAGGGCCTCCAGGAAGTGCTGCGGCAACCGCTGACCTTTTGCCTCGCTCTTGATCTCTAGGTGACCTGGTGACCCCGGTGACGTTCCAGGCGGACGTTGACCCCCAGCGGGCACAAGGTCGGGGGCATTTTGGGgaggggcagcagagctgggccgGGGAGATGCAGCCAGGGCAGAGTTGCCAGCAGGAGGCGCTGAGGGTGCTGGTAGGGACCCACATGGGGCAGGACCCACACTTGGGGGGTGGGATCCAATTTTGTGGTGGGGGTAGGACCGACACTTAGGGGGTGGGATCCACCTTTGAGAAGGGGCCAGAACCCACACTTGGGGGGCAGAGGGGAACCAGCACTTGGGGGGTGGGACATACCCTTGGGGGTGGGGGACTGACACTTCTGGGGTGTGGCTGGGGGTGCTGTCCCCCACTTCTGGGGTGCCCTCCAACCTTCTGTCgcttgtgctccagccctgccttgaGGACTTCGTCACCCCAATCCgtgtcactgtcaccatcaCCTTGCCCCATAGGGACCCACCAGGGCACATCCTGCACCCCAGCAGTGCCCCCCCCACCTGGGCTGAGGTAACACCacagtggggctgggatgtgggatgcaATGGGAGGGTGGTGGGGTCCCCCAAAATTAACATGtcccctttcttccctgcccCATAGATCCCTTTTGAGCAGAACTGTGGGGCTGACGAGGTGTGCGAAGCCGACTTGGGGGTCAAGGTGGTGCCAAGGGGTGCAGCTGTTTTGGGGGTCCCTAGTGCCGAACTGGGGGTTCTGTTGATTGTGAAGAACAGGGGGGAAGATGCCTATGGGGTGGCCCTACAAGTGAACCACCTCCTGGGGGTCTCTTTCCGGCGGGCCCGAGCCAGCCAGGTATGTGGGACCCCAAAATATGGGATGGGGAAGGACACAGGTGTTCAGGCCCCTCAGATCCCAGCCCCATATCTCCCCCAGGCCTCGACTCTGGTGCCGATGCCCATCCACTGCTGGGACTCCCAGGGCTTCGAGGGGCAGCCGTGGGGCCTCACTTGCAACCTCAGCTGCCCCGTCCTCCGCTCTGGCTGGCAGGTAAGAGCTGGGGGGCAGCGCTGGGGGGCAGGGGTCGCTATGGGACAGCCCCCCGAGACACCCCAACTCTGCTCCGTGTCAGGTGCTGGTGGAGGTGACCTTTGACCTTCAGCAAAATGCCTCATGGGGACAATCCCTGGGGCTGACCGCAACTGTGAGCAGGTGGGGTCcatggggtggggaggggtctGTGGGGCACTGTTGGGCAGGGAGGTGATGTCTGTGGATCTCACCTGCCCCACAGCAATAACGAGCCCAACATCACCCTCGGGGACAACACGGACTCCTGGGACATCCCTGTCCACTTTGCCCTTGACCTTGTGGCCTCCTGGTAAGCCCCACACATTCCTGCTCCATGGATTCAGGGGGGACCCAGGCAGCCGGGCCCCACTGATCCCCCCCGCCCCACACACAGGCAAGAAGATTCCACCCACCACTTAAACTTcacccctccccagccccacaacaAGACGGTGCAGCACCACTATCAGGTGAACCCCCTAAGTGACTCccccccatcctgctgcccccacagccctgacCCCCAGTTCTGCCCCACAGGTGGAACTTCTCTGGCCACCcccccagggcagccccaaACCACAGGTGACACCCTTTGTCCTCCTGCCCCATGTGCTGCCCCACGGCGTGGCCATGGCTGCCTCCCAAGTGCGAGTGGTGAGTGGGGACCTCTGCCCAATAGCACTCCCCAGAGTCCTTCCCCCAAATACAGGGGGCAAAACTCCCTTCTGATCCCCActctcccccctgccccctgtgacccccccaccccctaAATGACCTCCTGCCCCAAAAATACCTCCTGCCCTCAAATGACCCCCTATCCCCTCACTCCCCCCCTGTCCCTAGTGATCCCCTATCCCCAAACTCACCCACTGCCCCATAGGAACCAGGGAGCCCCTGTGTGGctgtggagctggagctgggagacTCTGTGGGTCAGGAGCTGAACAGGAGCATCGCCCAGGTGAGGGGGGAGGCTGGGGACTCTGATCGCAGGGTGCGGGGGGATGCTCAGGGGCAGGGGGATCTAGTGGAGGTGCTCTGGCGGCCCGGCACTTGTGGGGCACTGGCTGGGCTCTGACTCAGggccccacccctccctcccctaGGCCTGCTCCACGCCCCACCTGCAGCTGTTCCGCTGCCCCCCGACCCTCTTGACCCCGGCGAACCCCGCAAGGATCACGGTCAGCGctgtcctgcagcccctcccccacagCCAGGTACCCCTCCCCACCCGTCCGTCCTCCTGTAGCCCTTCCCCCACTCCCAGAGCCCCACCCCTCTGACCCCTCCCCCACCGCAGGGACCCGCCCACTCCCAGTTTTGCTCCGCCCTCTGGCTCACGCTGCCCCTGCCCCTTCTGGCGGCCGCGCCCCAACTCCTCCGAGCGCAGGTAATGGGGCGGGGGGcgggctctgggatgggcagggggaagggggCCGTGTGGGGAGGCCACGCCCCCCCTCTGGCGTGTGCCGGTAATGGGTGGGGAGCGGCTGCCCTGGAAGTTGGGACAGCCCCTCCCCCAAGCCCGCTCGTTTTAGGGAGTGACCAaggtggagctgctgtgggaagtCGATCCCCTCCCCGTCTACATgggaggaggggtgggggggctcctcctcctcctcctcatctcccTCGGCCTCGCCAAGGTGGGGGGGGAGTTTTGCGATGGGGGGAGGGGTGAACCCCACtcttggggtccctcccccatTCTTACCCACCCCTCTTCCACAGTGCGGCTTCTTCAGGAGGAACTACCGGGAGCggatggagcaggagggggagcgggagggagaagaggaggaggaagggggagggcagtgggagggagaggggagccCCCCAAGTGGGGAAACCCCCGAAGGGGGAGACCCACCCTCCTGacctgccccttccctctcccagcctggaaaGCGTTCTGGTTCTgggccccttccctctcctccgaAGGGGTTTCAAACCCATCCCCCACCCCAATAAAACGTTCTAaagcccctcccccaccataACGACTCTGCCTGTTTTTCTTCGCTGCTTTTACTGGAAAGCCCTGAGAAAAGCGTGGGGGAGGGGGCAGATCGACCACCCTGACCCTCCGCCTCTCCAAAAGGGACCTGGACGTGGGAGAGGAGCCTCCTGCCCTCTCTTGTGGGCCTCTGGGGGGGAAGGGGTCAGCAGTGGGGGAGGGGCCCAGGGTGTACAGGTAGCAGTGCAGGCCCCACCCCCTCCCAGTAGGGACACGATTAACTCCCCTGGGACAAATTATACCCTACTGGGCTAATTAACGTCCCCAGCTCATTAACCCCCCCAGGGCTAATTAACCCCAACAAGGTGGGGTTACCCCCCTCGGAAGCTGGTTAACCCCTCCAGGGTTAATGAATTGGGGAGGCCCTGCACCGAGGGCTCTTTAAGCACCCGTCCTTCACTTCTGTCTAATTAACCTCTCTACCGAAAaagacatggaggggctggagtgagGGATAAGCACTgccccacagccagccctggaCCCCAATCGACCCCCCAGAGTGACCAGATGACCAGAAGCCCCACCGGGGGGGAGAGGTGGCCACAGGAGGCCAGAGCAGATAAAACCCCTTGCCCCAGAAACCTGTGGTATGTCCCTGTTGTCCTTGAATTTTACAGCAGCTGAGCCCATGCTGGATCCAAGGCAGTAGCTGTAtcttggttttctcttttcctttttctctcttcttctccttttctacTCCCTATTTCCTCTTCTTGAAGCATGGATAATTGAGGTTGGATGGGTAGAGTTTGCCCAGTCAGTGCTCTGTGAAATGCATTATTTGGATTGAATGTGGTTTTAAATGTTGCCAAATTCCTGATCTTCTAAAGTTTGCTAGTAAAGTTGGttttttaaactcctgggaATTTTTGTTGAGTTCTTTGTGCCACCTCAGCAAAAAATAGTACCTTAAATATAAAGtacctttaaaataaacttgCTGAGCAGGGATCAAGGCTTTCCATGTGCCCAGaactgggaatggagctgggaagggtctggagccccaggagcggctgagggagctggaaaggggctcaggctggagcaaaggaggctcaggggggaccttgtggctctgcacaagtccctgacaggaggggggcagccgggggggggggggggggggggtcggggtctgctcgcagggaacagggacaggaggagaggaaacagccccaagctgtgccaggggaagttcaggctggacatcaggaggaatttttccATGAAAAGTGTTGTCAgacattggaaggggctgcccaggaaggtgtccccatcccttggaggtgttcaaggaacAACttgatgtggcacttggtggCAAGGGAGGGGTGGGTATCTGGTTGAACTTGGTGGTCCTGGAGGGATTTTCCAGTCTCAgcgattccatgattctgtgaaatggggAGCAAGTGGTAGCTCAGTGGGAGGGCTGGGGAGTAACTGGAAGATGTGGGAGGACAACTGAGATGTTTAGTGTTGAGAATTTTCCTATCATGCCCCCAATCCCCACACCCTTCCCAACTCAGTTTGGGAGGTCCCActccccctcctgctctgtTAGGGGTCTCAgcttcctcttttcccccttctcccagccctttcccatcGTTCCCCCAATCCACAGCCCACTTCCCCCTCTCAATTTGGGGTCCCATCTCACTGGAGAGCTCCTCACCCGCAGTCGGGGAGGCTCCCAGGTCCCCGCAGCACCCCCATCTCCAGCGCCGGGCAGGTGCTGGCACCCCAGGAgcagccggggggggtccccgcggccccgcccagCAGCGCTCAGCCAATCAGAGCGCGCCACGGGAGGAGTCATCAGTTACCGGGTGGGCTCGCGGGCCCGAGTACCCCAGGGCCCTCAGAGACCCCCCCGGCAGCCCTCAGCCAATCAGAGCGCGTCTCGGCTATGACTCATCAGTTGCCGGGCAGATCCGCATCTCCCAGTGCGGCTCGCCTGAGCCGCcccgcccccagcgccccccggagcggaatttggggagggggaggcggGGGCGGCCAGGCCGGGCCCCCCCACACTGTGCCGGCGGGGGCCGAATGCGGGCGGGagccccgcggggcccggccctgcccgggcacGGCTGATGCCGCCCGCCC is a window encoding:
- the LOC125320983 gene encoding integrin alpha-L-like, encoding MAALGHIVGIIIGALVAELPHIGAFSIHPAPHQVLTTGGSRSFGHQVLPLDGARVLVGAPSEVRDGGRLFQCVVQSGECREVELEGNSTRTHIGMALARDGDGTIACGPGFTHVCDRNMYVSGVCLLLDPQLRLRQELMPGRQGCQRAPVDLVFLFDGSSSMSPSQFGAIRDFMVDVMEKLENTSIHFGAVQFSDGVQPVFTLEEFVAKPRPRELLRGLRQRGGLTDTFAAIGFVVQTLFSERRGARPAARRVLVLITDGDATDSDTESSVRAAEERGIHRYVIGVGNNFNSPNTQLYLQQFASGPGFVQVLKSFEQLQSLFQELQARLYDIEGTTQLHSFHLEMCSSGISVDVIQGRRVTGAVGADNGAGGLLELQENETFVPNPHLNKSGSEGYLGYSVIGLHIPARVLVAAGAPRHLHVGGMVLFEVSRATGDWQVLQTLVGEQVGSYFGATLCTLDQGGVTVALLVGAPSHYDGQRGGRVHVYTWKEDALHPSGELWGASGHPLGRFGASLATLGDLDGDNLPEVAVGAPLEDEECGAVYIFSGCPGGVKPFPRQRLQGKVVALGRFFGQAVAGGLDLTGDGLVDMAVGMEGHVVVMRSRPVLRVTPHLTFEPPVIPTRWVDCSNVTASTVTFRLCLRPPGDLVTPVTFQADVDPQRAQGRGHFGEGQQSWAGEMQPGQSCQQEALRVLPCLEDFVTPIRVTVTITLPHRDPPGHILHPSSAPPTWAEIPFEQNCGADEVCEADLGVKVVPRGAAVLGVPSAELGVLLIVKNRGEDAYGVALQVNHLLGVSFRRARASQASTLVPMPIHCWDSQGFEGQPWGLTCNLSCPVLRSGWQVLVEVTFDLQQNASWGQSLGLTATVSSNNEPNITLGDNTDSWDIPVHFALDLVASWQEDSTHHLNFTPPQPHNKTVQHHYQVELLWPPPQGSPKPQVTPFVLLPHVLPHGVAMAASQVRVEPGSPCVAVELELGDSVGQELNRSIAQACSTPHLQLFRCPPTLLTPANPARITVSAVLQPLPHSQGPAHSQFCSALWLTLPLPLLAAAPQLLRAQGVTKVELLWEVDPLPVYMGGGVGGLLLLLLISLGLAKCGFFRRNYRERMEQEGEREGE